From one Salmo salar chromosome ssa09, Ssal_v3.1, whole genome shotgun sequence genomic stretch:
- the LOC123724143 gene encoding uncharacterized protein: MLPNFYLYLASCVLLLALSCQVSMGTPMRTPRSLDSEKCSQCADLSRELVKNVRKLLDNENLFGGLNCSEQRVEVNSKTQTVLACEPNTNTRCSGQRNTTFSESECLRNIRIDLEHYAASLQAYKQADLSSTAQDTQNLLNICPSTQWVSSSQVADPKLTSGDPVDQRVHLCKVLKGFHLRVITISRAMGYISAGDHRK, encoded by the exons ATGCTGCCAAACTTTTATTTAT ACCTTGCCAGCTGTGTGCTGCTGCTCGCGTTGTCCTGCCAAGTCTCTATGGGAACCCCAATGCGCACGCCGCGGAGTTTAGACTCTGAGAAATGCTCGCAGTGCGCTGACCTCTCCAGAGAGCTCGTCAAGAACGTTAGAAAGCTCCTGGACAAC GAAAACCTGTTTGGCGGTTTAAACTGCTCGGAGCAGCGCGTAGAGGTAAACAGTAagacccagacagtcctagcctGCGAACCCAACACG AACACAAGATGCTCTGGTCAACGGAACACCACATTCAGTGAG AGTGAGTGTCTGAGGAACATCCGAATAGACCTAGAACATTATGCTGCCTCACTACAGGCTTACAAACAGGCCGACCTCAGCTCCACTGCCCAGGACACCCAGAACCTACTAAATATTTGTCCATCCACACAATGGGTGTCTTCCTCACAG GTTGCAGACCCTAAGCTGACTAGTGGTGACCCTGTGGACCAGAGGGTCCATCTGTGTAAGGTACTGAAGGGCTTCCACCTCCGGGTCATCACCATCAGCAGAGCCATGGGATACATCTCTGCTGGGGACCACAGGAAGTAA
- the LOC106612913 gene encoding schwannomin-interacting protein 1 isoform X5, with the protein MVHQENCSHQAQKNERESIRQKLALGSFFDDGPGIYTSCSKSGKPSLSSRLQSGMNLQICFVNDSGSDKDSDADDSKTETSLDTPLSPMSKQSSSYSDRDTTEEDSESLEDMDFLSRQKKLQAEAKLALAMAKPMAKMQVEVEKQNRKKSPVADLLPHMPHINECLMKRSLKTTDLRDMTLGQLQVIVNDLHSQIESLNEELVQLLLIRDELHMEQDAMLVDIEDLTRHAESQQKHMAEKTPSK; encoded by the exons gcCCAAAAGAATGAGAGGGAGTCCATCCGGCAGAAGCTGGCCCTGGGTAGTTTCTTTGACGATGGGCCGGGTATCTATACCAGCTGCAGCAAGAGTGGCAAGCCCAGTCTGTCCTCACG gctGCAGAGTGGGATGAATCTGCAGATCTGTTTTGTCAACGACAGCGGCAGCGACAAGGACAGCGATGCAGACGACAGCAAGACAGagaccagtctggacacaccgcTGTCCCCCATG TCGAAGCAGAGTTCGTCCTACTCTGACCGGGACACTACGGAGGAAGACAGTGAGTCTCTGGAGGACATGGACTTCCTGAGCAGACAGAAGAAGTTGCAGGCCGAGGCTAAGCTAGCCCTGGCGATGGCCAAACCCATGGCCAAGATGCAGGTGGAGGTGGAAAAACAGAACCGCAAGAAGTCCCCTGTGGCAGACCTG cTGCCCCACATGCCCCACATCAATGAGTGTCTGATGAAGAGGAGCCTGAAGACTACAGACCTGAGGGACATGACCCTGGGACAGCTACAGGTTATAGTCAATGACCTGCACTCCCAGATAGAGA GTCTGAATGAGGAGCTGGTGCAGCTGCTGCTGATCAGGGATGAACTGCACATGGAGCAGGATGCCATGCTGGTGGACATAGAGGACCTGACCAG GCATGCTGAGAGCCAGCAGAAACACATGGCTGAGAAGACACCATCCAAATGA
- the si:dkeyp-97b10.3 gene encoding uncharacterized protein si:dkeyp-97b10.3, whose amino-acid sequence MVAKMASCGATCHLDEGDGDIPAPDQKGNPDNSGSDNAGTSTEESSEEEEEEEEEEEDSDRSAEKGGESEEPDVEESCNESESAPQADAEVSLAKDVPSKTCEKCKAVQQSQGNDLVTPRKISKGRLQVQLEGEGAYQCSVTGLVFEVSGRVLIRYSVLSWSKFGMFLGDSWRFAGPIFNVDCVNSPSSILTSIQFPHSLCLADPDSEMTFSVLHMKDSCPVIEPSVDHSGSHVKWRVSSLSPVGPIVQSSKPVEHHGVVLVYKELALNNSYSFRIYLATNNSSDIKDIGKEVRCSKRRYLKVEKPPTCKLDESRYRLMSEPEGDISPADLPFTLAVTKLKGYFEAFFEQPPPFKLSLIETESDQTVWSATIREGDCVDNAVEKPRKRTDSRKRSTSTSEEEMTNKRPRCADESDGVRTVQVPDVLSKQLMQVAKRLGKEWKQVAIGCLDLSSKELDDIQASEEDVIMQRFKVLERWKTSRPKGQATVAHLLRSLQELDDLPNEVHQTLQDMMDNKAAK is encoded by the exons ATGGTGGCGAAGATGGCGAGCTGCGGAGCCACTTGTCACCTGGATGAAGG AGATGGAGACATCCCTGCCCCTGACCAGAAGG GTAATCCAGACAACAGTGGCTCAG ACAATGCAGGGACATCTACAGAGGAGAGttctgaagaagaggaggaggaggaggaggaggaggaggattctg ACCGCTCTGCTGAGAAAGGAGGAG AATCGGAGGAACCTGACGTTGAGGAGTCCTGTAATG AATCGGAGTCGGCTCCTCAAGCTGATGCAGAGGTTTCCCTTGCTAAAG ATGTGCCCTCCAAGACATGTGAAAAATGCAAGGCTGTCCAGCAG AGTCAAGGCAATGATCTGGTTACTCCTAGGAAGATCTCTAAAGGACGCCTACA GGTGCAgctggagggagagggggcatATCAGTGCTCCGTCACCGGCCTGGTGTTTGAGGTGTCGGGGAGAGTCCTGATCCGCTACTCGGTCCTGTCCTGGTCCAAGTTCGGCATGTTCCTCGGGGACTCCTGGAGGTTCGCTGGGCCCATCTTCAACGTGGACTGTGTCAACAGCCCCTCGTCCATCCTCACCTCCATCCagttccctcactccctctgccTCGCTGACCCCGACAGTGAAATGACCTTCAGTGTCCTGCATATGAAGGACAGCTGTCCGGTGATCGAGCCCTCGGTAGACCACTCTGGCAGCCATGTAAAGTGGCGTGTGTCGTCCCTGTCCCCGGTGGGGCCCATTGTCCAGAGCAGCAAGCCTGTAGAGCACCACGGGGTGGTCCTGGTGTATAAGGAACTGGCTCTGAACAACTCCTACTCCTTTCGCATCTACCTGGCCACCAACAACTCCTCCGACATTAAG GACATAGGGAAGGAGGTGCGTTGCTCCAAGAGGCGTTACCTGAAGGTAGAGAAGCCACCCACCTGTAAGCTGGATGAGAGTAGGTACCGCCTCATGAGTGAACCAGAGGGAGACATCAGCCCTGCG GACTTGCCGTTCACGCTGGCCGTGACTAAATTGAAGGGATATTTTGAGGCGTTCTTTGAGCAGCCCCCTCCCTTCAAGCTCTCCCTCATAGAGACAGAGTCCGACCAGACTGTGTGGTCAGCCACCATCAGAGAAG gtgaCTGTGTGGACAATGCAGTTGAAAAACCAAGGAAACGGACAGATA GCAGGAAGAGAAGCACCAGCACATCAGAGGAAGAGATGACCAATAAGAGACCTCGATGCGCAGATGAGTCAG ACGGAGTGCGGACAGTGCAGGTCCCAGACGTGTTGTCCAAGCAGCTGATGCAGGTGGCTAAGCGGCTGGGGAAGGAGTGGAAGCAGGTGGCTATCGGTTGCCTGGACCTGTCCTCCAAAGAGCTGGACGATATTCAGGCCAGTGAGGAGGATGTCATCATGCAGAG GTTTAAGGTATTGGAGCGCTGGAAGACTAGCAGACCAAAGGGTCAAGCCACTGTCGCTCACCTCTTGAGGAGCCTACAGGAGTTGGATGACCTGCCCAATGAGGTCCACCAGACACTGCAAG ATATGATGGACAATAAAGCTGCCAAATGA